A window of Terriglobales bacterium contains these coding sequences:
- a CDS encoding sigma-54 dependent transcriptional regulator, which translates to MAVLFNPPTREIPGAHLLNVLIIDDERSVRDGCKEACRLTGFNTFTADCADQAYKVMGTESVDIILLDLKLPGASGLEVLREIRSRRPEAAVIIITGYATVQSAVQAMKMGAFDYITKPFNLDELRMMLQRAVDDLKMTAEKRALRDSLRSKQGFGCLVGKSLEMERIYRIIAKAAQTVHPVLIIGESGTGKELVARSIHFSGPHHDQPFIPVDCGSLVPTLIESELFGYVRGAFTGAVRSKDGLLAIANGGTVFLDEIGELPVDLQAKLLRAIQEKEIRPVGSTKRIPIDVRILAATNRDLETAVAEGGFRRDLYFRLNVLTIRIPPLRQRKQDIPLLVEHFMDRLARSTGSKRTFSEDALQAFLNYDWPGNVRELENSIERAWAISSGATLSLHDLPTFIQDAQAHAIAQPTAGPKIVPLADMERDAILTAIEQLNGDKLLAAKMLGIGKTTLYRKLKEYSQI; encoded by the coding sequence ATGGCTGTTTTATTCAATCCGCCGACCCGGGAAATTCCAGGAGCCCATTTGCTGAACGTTCTTATTATTGACGACGAGCGCTCTGTCCGCGACGGCTGCAAGGAGGCCTGTCGGCTTACTGGCTTTAACACATTTACCGCAGATTGTGCCGATCAGGCTTACAAGGTCATGGGGACAGAGAGTGTCGACATTATCTTGCTTGACCTGAAGCTCCCCGGCGCCAGCGGACTGGAAGTACTGCGTGAGATCCGCAGTCGGCGTCCGGAGGCGGCGGTCATCATCATCACGGGATACGCCACTGTCCAATCAGCGGTACAGGCCATGAAGATGGGTGCGTTCGACTACATCACCAAGCCTTTCAATCTCGATGAGTTGCGCATGATGCTGCAGCGGGCGGTCGACGATCTGAAGATGACAGCGGAAAAGCGAGCCCTGCGCGACAGCCTCCGCTCCAAACAGGGTTTTGGTTGCCTGGTCGGCAAGTCACTGGAGATGGAACGGATTTATCGAATTATCGCCAAGGCTGCGCAGACGGTACACCCGGTACTGATCATTGGGGAAAGCGGCACTGGCAAGGAACTGGTGGCGCGCTCTATTCATTTCAGCGGACCTCATCATGACCAGCCGTTTATTCCAGTGGACTGCGGCTCGCTGGTGCCGACGCTGATCGAGAGCGAGCTGTTCGGCTACGTTCGTGGGGCATTTACCGGAGCCGTGCGCTCCAAGGATGGACTGCTCGCCATCGCCAATGGCGGAACCGTATTTCTTGATGAGATCGGTGAGCTACCGGTGGATCTGCAGGCAAAGCTATTGCGCGCGATTCAGGAGAAGGAAATCCGACCGGTGGGAAGCACCAAGCGTATTCCCATTGACGTGCGAATTCTGGCCGCCACCAATCGCGACCTGGAAACAGCGGTGGCCGAAGGCGGATTCCGCCGCGATTTGTATTTCCGGCTGAACGTGCTGACGATTCGGATTCCTCCGTTGCGGCAGCGAAAGCAGGATATTCCTTTATTGGTTGAGCACTTCATGGACCGCCTGGCACGCTCCACCGGCAGTAAACGTACTTTTAGCGAAGACGCTTTGCAGGCATTTCTAAACTACGATTGGCCGGGAAATGTGCGCGAACTGGAAAACTCGATTGAGCGAGCCTGGGCGATCAGCTCCGGAGCTACCCTAAGTCTGCATGATTTGCCAACCTTCATTCAGGATGCGCAGGCGCATGCAATAGCCCAGCCAACCGCCGGACCGAAAATCGTCCCGCTTGCCGACATGGAACGGGACGCGATTCTCACTGCCATTGAGCAGCTCAACGGTGACAAACTGCTGGCTGCCAAGATGTTGGGAATTGGCAAGACGACGCTTTACCGCAAGCTGAAGGAATATTCCCAAATCTGA
- a CDS encoding ATP-binding protein, with translation MAIVPIRAQDDVFVAPESSADSGQSPDFGELSGRQLLLAALDAQPHAMMLEVDGRIAYANLCYAHLAGYESARTMIGKPVEAVTIDSSRGCACWPRSESPPKKSSCASASASRSNGDFRLESSRTEVKVGERVLAIHVLRDISGQRRLEEQLLESQKKEALGLVVSGVAHDFNNILTAITLHADLLLTELASGSWSRRQAEAVRSAAEKGTILGRQLLDFVRHKAAQPEVVCLNDVLAESRVLLQRLIGEQNELVASVQAAPSHVWINPGQLQQVILNLMLNARDAMPRGGRIEIQMSELLLDTKSAPPFGLKPGSYVRLAVSDNGVGMDAATQSHVFEPFFTTKTNGNGTGLGLYTVRMIARQSGGTVRLLSAPGEGTRVEVFLPLITDKDSASLLTPETEAS, from the coding sequence ATGGCTATTGTGCCAATCCGGGCCCAAGATGACGTCTTTGTCGCGCCCGAATCCAGTGCCGATTCGGGCCAATCGCCAGATTTCGGTGAACTGAGCGGGCGACAACTCCTGCTGGCCGCTCTCGATGCCCAACCTCACGCCATGATGCTGGAGGTGGATGGCCGTATTGCCTACGCCAATCTCTGTTATGCGCATCTTGCGGGCTATGAGAGCGCACGCACAATGATAGGGAAGCCGGTAGAGGCAGTTACTATCGATTCTTCGCGAGGGTGCGCTTGTTGGCCGCGCAGCGAGAGTCCCCCCAAAAAGTCGTCCTGCGCCAGCGCCAGCGCTTCAAGGAGCAACGGTGACTTCAGACTTGAAAGCTCGCGCACGGAGGTGAAAGTCGGAGAGCGGGTGCTCGCGATCCATGTGCTACGCGACATCAGTGGGCAGCGGCGACTGGAGGAGCAACTGCTGGAATCGCAGAAGAAAGAAGCCCTGGGCCTGGTGGTGAGTGGCGTTGCTCACGATTTCAACAACATTCTGACAGCAATCACGCTGCATGCAGATCTGCTTTTGACCGAACTGGCGTCGGGCAGTTGGTCGCGCAGGCAAGCGGAAGCGGTCCGCTCGGCGGCAGAGAAAGGGACAATTCTGGGAAGACAGCTTCTGGATTTTGTTCGCCACAAGGCCGCGCAGCCTGAGGTGGTCTGCCTGAACGACGTACTGGCCGAGAGTCGGGTGCTCCTGCAACGGCTGATTGGAGAGCAAAATGAGCTGGTGGCCTCGGTTCAGGCCGCGCCGTCGCACGTCTGGATCAATCCCGGACAACTGCAACAAGTAATTCTTAACCTGATGTTGAATGCGCGAGATGCCATGCCCCGAGGAGGGCGGATCGAGATCCAGATGTCGGAGCTGCTCCTGGATACTAAAAGCGCTCCGCCATTCGGTCTGAAGCCAGGATCCTACGTCAGGCTGGCTGTATCTGATAACGGCGTTGGGATGGATGCGGCTACCCAGAGTCACGTGTTTGAGCCGTTTTTTACCACCAAAACCAATGGCAATGGAACAGGTCTGGGCCTCTACACGGTGCGCATGATCGCACGGCAGAGTGGCGGAACGGTCCGCCTCCTGAGCGCGCCAGGGGAGGGAACCCGAGTAGAAGTATTTCTGCCGCTGATCACCGATAAGGACAGCGCGTCCCTGCTGACACCAGAGACGGAAGCGAGTTAA